Proteins encoded in a region of the Helicobacter sp. NHP19-003 genome:
- a CDS encoding replication initiation protein, whose product MDKKNPLYGHVRNLKYDIDALTVLEHETDKSTELYEFILTQKTEKLKKIASFILGHEDEWDQGDIGELDTSKEAIKNIKHFIGIMEGMERLKTTNTRPDIHKSCDDGIKDCIEHIYTAVNTLMECVKKVDTSFHNSSSTQTTPAQPAEVAQIASTEVDNPKNAPQTSLLAHFPQKVVKETPQQEPQLSLMAETLKIHNKTENLTGEAIEYTPVLAKNTRATNPKQVVMHNNIYKVNLGMLGELENNLFFSLFNRLKDKNDTVIRFTPQELKALAGNPHMDNASLRKIVVGLFHNIAGANFDLIIKFADGKSEQNKILFFRRFAIGYDEKKNIEYLDIQVNNPYFTYLLNDLEANFTTMQLQTFLDISGKYAKNLFRLLERFKHATDTRGVFEVNIYKSNLQGFRDFMGIPKSLRMGDIDRQVLNPTLKQLTQKLPTSPYEPPYKSIKVIKNKAKERGARVLGYTFEVTINPAMQELEKAQEKAKAPRLKHFSKKDIKILNSCLHKCVDIVLKDKEGNPFSIPLAIIEQIIPTQDSKALIVQFRAPPFIDGQLEVMQLYQDYTKYCQVCGHDYFTLAFAHMQDLLALIEKTQGRFTTKTTQPQPQTSPIISATQKAQIQSTHGMLAPFFENNAPQHSFKQVKLVDTILSDIDAEVIALFEIINGTDKDFYTAEEHKKHIERFKKDGQECFTHVFSNLQDFYNDFAKNAKPPHTIGAITPNGKKGTTHTFNSAELITYIKSPNTKRVGALFKLIEPSPKDLENAKLYQEKIYIDYFKKSVPNCDAPDCFVYVFENMQELHEWIEKSSQKIPF is encoded by the coding sequence ATGGATAAGAAAAATCCCCTATATGGGCATGTAAGAAACCTAAAATACGACATTGATGCACTTACAGTGCTAGAACATGAAACAGACAAAAGCACCGAACTGTATGAATTTATCCTAACTCAAAAGACAGAGAAACTAAAAAAGATTGCAAGCTTTATTCTAGGACACGAGGATGAATGGGATCAGGGCGATATAGGGGAGCTAGACACTTCTAAAGAAGCAATTAAAAATATAAAACACTTCATTGGCATCATGGAGGGCATGGAAAGGCTCAAAACCACAAACACACGCCCCGACATCCATAAAAGTTGCGATGACGGTATTAAAGACTGCATTGAGCATATATACACTGCCGTAAACACATTGATGGAGTGTGTAAAAAAAGTGGATACATCGTTCCATAACTCCTCAAGCACACAAACAACTCCCGCACAGCCTGCAGAAGTTGCCCAAATTGCTTCAACTGAAGTGGATAACCCCAAAAACGCCCCACAAACCTCACTATTAGCGCACTTTCCCCAAAAAGTGGTTAAAGAAACCCCACAGCAAGAGCCACAATTAAGCTTAATGGCTGAAACCCTAAAAATACACAACAAAACAGAAAATCTAACAGGGGAGGCTATAGAATACACCCCCGTTTTGGCCAAAAATACAAGAGCAACTAATCCTAAGCAAGTTGTGATGCACAACAATATTTACAAAGTCAATCTAGGCATGTTAGGCGAGCTAGAGAATAACTTATTCTTCAGCCTATTCAACCGCCTAAAAGATAAAAATGACACCGTGATCCGCTTTACCCCCCAAGAGTTAAAGGCTCTAGCAGGCAATCCACACATGGATAACGCAAGCCTGCGAAAAATAGTTGTTGGACTTTTTCATAATATTGCCGGGGCAAATTTTGACTTAATCATCAAATTTGCAGATGGTAAATCCGAACAGAATAAAATTTTATTCTTTAGGCGTTTTGCCATTGGATACGATGAAAAGAAAAACATTGAGTACTTGGATATACAAGTCAATAACCCCTACTTTACCTACTTGCTAAACGACTTAGAAGCAAACTTCACCACAATGCAACTGCAAACATTCCTAGACATCAGTGGTAAGTATGCTAAGAATTTATTTAGACTTTTGGAGCGTTTTAAACATGCCACGGACACGAGAGGGGTTTTTGAAGTCAATATTTATAAAAGTAATTTACAAGGTTTTCGAGATTTTATGGGCATCCCCAAATCTTTGAGGATGGGTGATATTGATAGACAAGTATTAAACCCCACGCTCAAACAACTCACCCAAAAACTCCCCACAAGTCCCTACGAGCCCCCCTACAAATCCATTAAAGTCATTAAAAACAAAGCCAAAGAGCGGGGTGCAAGAGTGTTGGGTTATACCTTTGAAGTTACCATAAACCCAGCTATGCAAGAACTAGAGAAAGCCCAAGAAAAAGCCAAAGCCCCTAGACTCAAACACTTCAGTAAAAAAGACATTAAAATCCTTAATAGCTGTCTACACAAATGTGTAGACATAGTGCTAAAAGATAAAGAGGGCAATCCCTTTAGCATCCCCCTTGCCATCATAGAGCAGATCATCCCTACTCAAGACAGTAAAGCCCTTATTGTGCAATTTAGAGCCCCACCCTTCATTGATGGACAACTAGAAGTGATGCAACTTTATCAAGACTACACCAAATACTGCCAAGTTTGCGGTCACGACTACTTCACTCTAGCCTTTGCTCACATGCAAGACTTGCTCGCTTTGATTGAGAAAACGCAAGGACGCTTTACCACCAAAACAACCCAGCCACAACCTCAAACCTCCCCCATCATCAGTGCCACACAAAAAGCCCAAATCCAAAGTACCCACGGGATGCTCGCTCCATTTTTTGAGAACAATGCTCCACAACACAGCTTTAAACAAGTGAAGTTAGTGGACACAATTTTGTCAGATATAGACGCGGAAGTGATTGCACTCTTTGAGATCATCAATGGCACAGATAAAGATTTTTACACCGCAGAAGAACATAAAAAGCACATAGAGCGTTTTAAAAAAGATGGGCAAGAGTGTTTTACCCATGTGTTTTCAAACCTACAGGATTTTTATAATGATTTTGCCAAAAACGCTAAACCGCCACACACCATAGGCGCAATCACACCTAACGGCAAGAAAGGCACAACCCACACCTTTAACAGCGCAGAATTGATCACTTACATCAAAAGCCCTAACACTAAAAGAGTGGGTGCATTGTTTAAACTCATTGAGCCTAGTCCAAAAGATTTAGAAAACGCTAAACTTTACCAAGAAAAAATCTACATAGACTACTTCAAAAAATCTGTACCAAATTGCGATGCCCCAGATTGTTTTGTGTATGTGTTTGAGAATATGCAAGAGTTGCATGAATGGATAGAAAAAAGTAGCCAAAAAATCCCCTTCTAA